In the Pelmatolapia mariae isolate MD_Pm_ZW linkage group LG10_11, Pm_UMD_F_2, whole genome shotgun sequence genome, CTTCCACAACCAAATCAGGTTTTTCCTTCACCTCTTCAGTTGGAGGTTGAGGTTCACTGCTCGAAGTCATTGCTGCCTCTTCCTGTTTCTCTCCTATGACTTCTTTTCCCGACTCTTCCGCTGAATCTGTGGTTGGATCTGCAGcatccaccagtgtgtctgcctTCAACTGCTTTCCTTCAGGAAGTCCTGCACGTGAATTttcatcatcttcctcctcctcctcctcctcctcttcctctttcccatCAGATGCTTTGCTAGCATCAGAAAGAGCGCTGTCCAGACTGTTTTCGCTGATGATTTTAAGGCGTCTGTACACAGCAGGCTTGGATGTGTCACTATCTAGTTCTGGTCCCATTTTAGCGGAGGAACCATCAGGAGTGTTGAGGGGAGTTTGGGCACGGGAGGTGTTCTCACTAGAGTAACCATCCATCTCAGTCTGCTGAGGAAGAGTTTTTGTCTGAGCCCACCGCTGAATGAAGGTCAGGACTCTGCTCTCCTCCAACATGTTCTTAGTTGAGATGGGCAGCACACTGAGGGTCTTCATGATCTGCAAACAAGGCAATCGCTGATCAAACAGCAAGTGGCTGTGTATGGACCATATAGTGACATATGATAACATTTTGACATATCTCACCTGTAATTGCAGTTTGATGTTGTTGGCACTGTTGCCTTTAGCTTCGGAAAGCTCCACCATGAAAATCCAGAGCAAAGACAATCCATGATGGTCTAAGAACTGCTTCAAGCATGATGGATTTTGTGTATCCTGTACAAAACAAACATAGCATGTTATAACctaaaaaagaagataaaaaaaatcaacaatatAGACAATGTATTGACAGATCTGTTCATACTTGTATGAGCTTTAGACAGATGAGTTTCTGTTCCATTGTTTCCACTCGGACCATCAGTCTGCAGAGAGACACCACCTGTTTCTCATCGTATAGGCCTTCACCATTCTCTAGTAATGCCTCCAGCTCTTCATCGACCTGTGAAAGGACAGCATAGAAACAAGAGTGAAGATACATTTTGGCCTTTAAAGCACACAGTGTATACAGCCTGTAGTTACAATGATGGCttctcatattaaacatggacaaagtttcaaataataaaGGTCAACTTATGTACTGCGCAAGTAATCACAGTGAGCCAAAACGCTTGGGCTGTTCTAAAAGCtcattttctgacatttttcccCCTATTTTTGGCTCCGTTTGACGTCAAAGAGAGGGGATATCAAGGCACACAGTTCTGGCAGCCCCATCAACCTGCTGTTCAAAATGAGGGGTGAGCCACTCTGAAGAATGCCAGCTTAAATTGAGGGTGGCCTTAAAAGGAGGGTAGCTAAAACAGTTAGTTTCAGAGGATCTACTGACGTGCAatataagataaataaagacTGAACTTCAAATTATGCAGAGATATTCCAGCAGTgtctaaatattaaaaaaataataagcttaaaacaaacaaattagatCTAATCTAAGAAGCAAGTACAGGCATTGTAATACAGGCTGTTATACCAATTTACTGTTATGATTACTCTACTGTAACTTTAATACTATGACTTGAAAGACCACTACAATTACCCTGTAAATGAGGCTGTGAATACCAAGTAGTCAAATATCCTGAAGTTCTGGTACATTACTAACACATTTTCACTATATTGCTGAAGCAGTTACTTATTATAGTgatcaaaaggaaaaaaaatatcaaaatttttgcacttttattgtgtaaacttttttaaaaaaggaacagTTAATGAGTTCACTGCTTCTGTTGCCTTTTCTGATATGATTgattttgcataaatattttCTAACAGGTTTATGTACCTGATTATTAACAAAAGGAAAATAACAGTTGCACACAGTAGTATACACAGCTTAACAGTTCTAGCAAATCACTCAGTTTATACAAATTTGTAAgtctttccctctctttgttgttGTGTATCAGTCACTAAAGTGCCGGCCTCCATGCAAACCTGTTAAAGCTACACTTAAAAGAAATGCTTTAAGACCTTTAAATATTACTAAAAGAACTGACCGTTGTAAGAGCACTCTTTCGACTGCggtctttcttcatcttccCACCAGCTGCTCGAACACTAACTCTGTTCTCCCCACCCAGGAAGCCTCTGCAGCTGGGTGCTCCACAGAAGCATTTCTGTGCTTCTTTCCTGCAGGGTACAATTAAACAGAGATGAAACCACCACTGCTAAACCATTCGATGAAAAGGTTAACCAGTCTTTCTTTTTGAGTCTATTCGTGTCTATTCATATATTACACGtcgaacacaaaaacacagtaacCGCGCAGGAACCGTACCCATATCTCTGAAACTGGTAGTCAAACGTGAGCTCAGTTCCTGCAGTAACACCCTTGGTGGTGAAGAACCCAACTCGAAGCTGACCGTTGACTGTCCACTGAAAcgataaaaaaattaaataaaaaaacaaaacaaaaaagtcaaagaaacTTAAAAAGATACGCCAAAGAGTTTTATTTTGCCACCGTACCTTTTGGGTTTCACAGTTGGGCTCGCAGCTGTGGTTCATGAACCGAGAGCAATTACCCTTCAGCGTTGCATCAATAATCTGAGAGAGGCAATACAGCGTCAGCTGTTTCTTCCAGCCACCACAAATAACCATTAAAACCGTTTACAGATGCCATTTAATGTGTTAAATCATCACTTACCTCGTTATTCTTCAGAGACATAAAATAGTAGTGGATGTTCTTATTGCGAGCGTACTCTTTCACCCTTGTTTTGAACTCTTTGTGGTCCAAAACCTCACCGCAGTATTCCAGTACAAAGGTGTTtctaagaaaacaacaaaagtagTTTCACATATATCACCACTGCTGTTCTTTCTTTCCACATGCATTTTTATCTAGTATAAGTCATATCTTATAACCTCTTAGGAAGCACTGTCTAAGCCTTGTTCTGTCATTATGCAGTGAAATAGAGTGCCTCTTTTGTCAACTACTGAATGTTATTTtctaaaaataatttcacattgcTCTATTAAAAACCAGTAAGTGTCTTACGGAGCCAAGTCTTTAGCTGCTCGTAGTCCCCAGCCCTTGTCTTCTGTAAGGATCACCTCAAAGTCTGCATGTTGTTTCATCTGAAAGCGGCGATTAGAGCAGTAGGCTCCATTCAGGCACCGTGACGAactaagaagaaaaaacatcacatggaaAAAAGATGTTACAAgaaaaaagatgtaaaaagaCTTGATTAACAAAACAGAATAGGTGCTTTAAAAACTATGGATTTCCAGGTTCTTAATTAAGGAAAgttgtaaaatatttattgatgTAAAAGATGCCAGAGGTTCAATAATCTTTATTACACTTACCACTCAATCATCAGCAGCCGGTTTAAACAGTCATCCCCGCATGCTAGTACGCCCCTTGCTCGGTCCTCTCTGGGTAGCACCGGGCACTCACACTGCATTCGTTTGATATCTCGATgagatttgctttttttcctgcaaattacattttaaaactttCAAAGATCAAGTCTGAAAATAATTCAACATTTTGCTAGGAAGTTACTCTTCACAAACAAACTTGATGCTCTGATGGGAATCATCTTACCTTTCTGTTAGGTACAAGTTCTCCTCAATCAAGTCAAAGTACGGAGGCATCTTTTTAGACTTGGCAAACTCTCTCCATCTATTAGCATCTTGAAAGTCCTGCAGAGTGAGTGATGGACGGTCCGCTGCAAATTTTACAAGAGTTTCTTTAGCGACTTCAGTATCTCCTTGACGGTCCCTTTTAGCTGCAGGGCCAGCCTCTGCCTCGTTGTCCGAATCGGACTCTATCTCTGGACGCCTTTTCTTGGGAGGGCCCCTTCCTCTGTGGGGCCTAAAACTGTCTTCTCTAGAGGGGTCGGGTACAGTAGAACCCCTGCTATTGCTGCTTATTTCATGACCTTGTACAAAGCTTGATGACCCTTGAGTGTTAGGCCCACTGCCCTCAAAAgccgttttgctacaacttgaTGATTTATCCCCACTGAAGTCGTCATGATCATTAGTGAGGGAGTCGGGTTGAATTTCACCTGAAGGATCCTGATCAATGACATTTGCATGGAGGTAGTTTTTTCTGCTTGTCTGCATGTTTTGCGACTGCTGGATACAGGAAGCAGTACTTGGTCTGTGTTCTTGTTCTTGCCCCTTGGAAAAAGATCCTGACAGTTTAGTGTTTGTTAACTGAGGCCCGTGGCTGCTATCAGGCTGCTGGTACGTACTAGTAGGCTGTTCTGGTTGTGAGAAATCCCAACCCAGGTTGAATTCATGCTTCTCATTAATATTGTCAGCCCTGGAGAAATGATCTTGTTGGTAATGCACGTGCGTCCGATCTCCTCTGTTGCTCACATCATGTTGTTTGTGCCCTTGCTCACACTGTTTGGAATTATCACGCATGGGGGTGGAATCTGTGACACTTGCATGGGAACTGGTATGACCAGCAGTATAAGGCTGGGTACTGATGGAGGTGGAGGCCTCTGAGTGACTGGTGCTATCAATCATATTGCTCTGGGACTGACACGACGTACTATTACTGAGTGAATCGCTTATACCGGTCTGTGTTGTGGgttgttttttctgttggctAACTTGATTTGGGGATTCACTGATATTTTTTTCAGCTGCTATGGCATTCTGCTGTTGTAAAATATTCAAAGGTCCCCTCTCCTCTGTATTCATTGTTAGACAAGAATTCTTTGGCACCACTACTACAGAGTGCAACTGTTTTATAGCCTCGTCGCAATCAGAGTCATACTCTGAGTTATCGCTATCACTGGCCTCACTCTGTCCTGACGCATCCTGACTGGGAGACATTCTCTTACTCAGTTTGCTCTTGCTAGCACTGTCCTTGGATTTGTTTTCGGAATTTTCCTCATTTGAGTGCTGTGCCGTTGCTGCCGAGTTGATCTGTATCTTGTCATTTATGTGCAGTGGCTGAtctgtgtttgatttttgagaaacagACAGTTTGGAGTCACAGTAGTCATTGCTGGTGCTGGCTTGCGAAGGCTCACTTTGGTCTGTGCAATTAAAGGTCACGGGTGTGCTCTCTGATTGGACTTCCTGCTTTGCGATCTCCGTCTGCCTCACCAGTCTGGAATGTGTTTCAGCTTCCTGCTGAATATCATCTTTAATATCACAGTCTTGTTGAGCATTATCTTTAGAAAACTCTATTTTTTTGACAGAGATCACCTTTTTAACAGTATTTAACAGTTTACTCTCTACACAAACAGTTCTCTGTGAATTTTCACTCTCCGAGGAATCCTGCCCAACAATATCCCACCGTGACCTTCGGGTACTACAGCTGCCCTTTTTTACATCAGTAGGTAGTGACTCTGGCGGATTCTCAGACTGAAGACAAGATGAATCAGATTTGACTGGCAAATCTGTGTCAGACTCTTTACTGACTGCCTGAGCTTTATCCAGCTCAACATTTTCTGGTTTAGTGTTTTGCTGGACAGCCTCTGTGACAGCTTTATCCACTGAATGAAGTACAGACTCTGGCCCAGTTGAACAGTCAAAAATGTCCTCGTCCTTATTGCACATTGTACTGTCATTACTACTACATAAATTTACGACAGATGCATTTGAGTTCACATGTGTTGGATCACTAGAGGAAAGGCTATCCTTCACATTAGACAAGTTTTCCAGAGTAGAGTTTACATGCTTTAGACTCTCACTTGAAGTGACATCAGAGGCAATGTTATTTTCCGTTTCAAGACCTGATTTTGCTTCTGTCTTAAGTGACAGTTCTTGCGAACCCTCACCACAAGACCCCGCCTCCTTTTCATCTTTATTGCCGTTTTCATTTCCAACTGGTTGGGaatctgatttttcttttgaactCTGAGAAAATGATTCTGTTGTGGTTGCACAAGATGGTGCTTTTCCAGGGCTATGAAATAAATCATCTGATTGTCTATCTTGCCCAGAAGATTTCACAGAAGATCTACAGGGGACCTGTTTCGACTCTGATCTACTGCTTTTCTTTTGAGAGTTTTTACAGTTCTCTAAGGAGCTGGAGCTTCTGTTGGATGACTGTAATTTGGCCTTATGATCCGTTTCAGAGTCACTGGGGCTGCTTTTTTGCCGTTTTTCGTGTgtctgagagtgtgtgtgactACTGGAAGATGAGGATTTATTGTTGGCCTCTGACTTATGATGGCTGCTAGATTTACGGTGACTGGAGTCCAGATCAGGAGAACCCTTGCGTAGGGTATCAGAGTCTGATAACCGCTTTGTACTCCTTTCAGACTTTGAGGACTGTGTTCTTTTATCCAACTCTGAAGAGTGAGGTGAATCTACAGATTTTGAGGTTTTTTCAGATTTTGAGTAAGATGATGATTTTGACTCCTTATGTGAGCTTGAGTGGTTAGATGACCTACTGTTGTCACTTGTCCTCGACCTTGTTTTTCTGTGGTCATCTTCAGAGTCGGAACTGTCCCGAGTTCTGTCAGTCCGAGAGCGAGAACGTCTTCTATCCCTGCGTGGAGAACTCCTGTGCGATCTCCGGTCTGATTCATGATAGTAGGACCTTTCAGAGCGTGATCCTCTATCACTTCTAGTTCTGTCTGATCTGGAGTGTGAAGAACTTGTTCGAGAACCTCTTGATCTAGACCGTGATCTAGATCTGGACCTTCGGCGATCTTTCTCTGATCGGGATGAGCGTGAAGATGTGCGTCTGGAATCACGCTCTGATTTCGAGTAACTAGACGACCTTTCGTAATTCTCTGAGCGCTTTGAGaaacttttttccctttcctctGCATGTGAACCAGAAGAAGATTTTCTTACATCTTTACTTCTGCTGTCAgagtttgttttacttttggAATCAACTGATTTGTGGCTGGAAGACATCTGGGCTGAATCTCCATCAGATTCGGAGCCAGGGGGGGCACTATCTGACTGTGACCTGGTTTTCCTTTTGTGTATCTTTTCATCCTGCTCAGTACTGCTGGATGTCTCCCCATCTTTTCCTGAGGAAGCAGCTGGTTTCTTGAGGCTTGAGGTTTCTCTCGTCTCAGAGGTTTCAGTGTGAGCACTTtcagagggacaggtgctgatGAGACTCTGGGGTGCTGGGAGTTCATTCTGAAATAGAGAGGTGTGCGGCTCTTCTGGCATAACTGACTGTTTCTCTTCAGTCACAGAGTCATTAAGAATTTGCTTCTTGAAATGCATCATTTTCACTTTAGTAGCTGTGGGGACTGGCGTCTGAGGTGTCTCTGCTTTTGATACTGGCACCAAGGGTGTCTGCCTTTGCTCAGTTTTGCTGTCTGCACTCTTTCCAGGTTTTTCGGAGGTTGACTGTGACGAGGCAGCATGAGGATCTGACTTATCAGGACTGGGAGGGATGAAGAACGGGCTTTGGAGTGGCTTCTTTGTCTGTGAGAAGCTGAAGGACACTTTCTGACGACCCTGATCTTCTAGGTTGACCTTCATCTTGGTCCCTTTAGGCAAAAGGTGGTTGGACAGCATGACTCTGGGAGACAGGCTTTTGATTAGAGCTGCTTTAGACAGGCCCTCCACCTTTACCTACAATACAAGAGAAAACACATAAATGTCCTGCCTCAGTTCTTTTATATCATAAAAAAGGCTGTAAAATGCCGATAAGACCGCAGATATTTATAGTCATTAATTATATTTAGTTTACTTACCGATGCACCACTCCCTTCCTCTCTGGATTTACATAAGAGCAATATGGGAAAGTAGAAGAGAGGAAAGTCAGAAATtaatttacaaaagtaaaagtacagaaaagaaACTTTAAGATTAAAGCCAAAATTATCAGGGTAAACCTGCAGGATGTAAACATTTACCTGAAAATGTTCTCTGGACTAATGACAAATGACTTCAAAACAACTGTTGCCCAATCTGAAACAGTGGCTCAGTATCTTTCACTCATTGCCCAATATTCTCAAGTTCAAAGGGAATGCTATGCCAAGTGTATTAACACTTCTGATTTCTATCAGAGTTAAATTAATAAACAGAGAAATAAACAGACTCAAgtttcattttaacattttaaatatagcGGACAGGGATGTGATCATATGTGTTTAGACTACTAGTGGCAAACAGTGTTAGGCAGTAATGGATTTcaccaataaataaatgaaatggaaGACTGTCAGGTTAACTGACCTAGAGATGTCACATATATCTAAGGGGGGACAGTAAATTGCTTTAAATTACATAACTGCTCAGATCAACTTTAAATAGGTTTCCTCAAACCCACCAAAGTTTGAGGAAGCCtgctaaacaaaaaataaacttcaGCATGCGATGTTGAACACAATCACATTTCTGAGGAAagtacattttatataaatgcaCTGTCTATTGGATGCCTAATTCTCACAtaagtatatacatatatattatgtCTATATAATTCCAAATTCCTTATAAAGATGCCTTTGGTGTAGAAGAATGTGACATAGTTGGAACGTACCCATGCAAACATGGTATGAGCATGCAAACTACAACCAGATGAACAGAACAGACATTCAGCCTCTGAGCCTGTTACTCTGAAGGCAGAACAATGAGCTACTATGCAGAGAAAAACTATTTTGCTAACAAAAAAACTGCATGTTCAATCAGATTACTAAAAGCTGACTCTAGCTTGCAAGATcagttttaaaggttttagtTATTTGCTAGGGAAAAAACTGATACAGCATAGTATTGTGATTTTGCTTGGTGACATTGTATCAACACAGGAACAGCAAATagcaatttttttattaaataaattcaaatactCTGGGAATATTACAACAAGATGCAGACGATGTCGATGCAGACAGCAACAGATATGATTTTCAACATTTGATCACAACTAATTCCTGTATTATCAGAAACAGATTGCATGCAAATGCCAGCTTGCCCTCATTCAATTGCAGACTGACAGACAGCAGTCTGACTTGGTTTTTCTTTGATAAACTGAAGGAACCAGCTCagtgttccttcagtgggctggtttcagttattatgcaaatgtacggtttataagattggggaaacctgcagtcagctgagaatgaagaagtcacttgaatgagtgacggaaagtttctcccactgaaaacgctacgtccagatgaacagaatcagtttTTGGAGAAACTGAAGTGAGACAACTTTATCTTAGTGGATGAAACAGATATTGACAAAGTTTAACTTTGAGGACATCATTCGCAGTTTAAAAATTATGAAAACTAACAATATATATTATTGCAATGCTCAGAATttctcaaaattaaaaaaaaaaaaaaatcacaaaaatattgTATCATGAGTGAAGTATTGTGATAATACTGTATAGTGGAGTGTCTGGTGATTCCTGCCTCTATTActtactagagatggcacgataccacttttttatgtccgataccgataccgatatcataaatttggatatctgccgataccgatatgaatccgatatagtgtgttttttaatcaataaaactgttttttaatatattgctgcattttgtataagtttatactcaagtttaaataaacaacaacactaaagctattctgttatacctgtatataaaaaatacactgcacccaaaatatttcatagttcagaaacactgatcaatctaataaacttaaacctactctatcctccctattctggtattttaaagagtacttagcagaaatattaagcaaactaacaaatagggttgcaaactccaagcaaaaaaaaatagggaaccaccccccacctcatgatgcttaatcgacgtaatcaacttttatttgatgcagtgtgaaaaaaaatgtacagaattaaattatttttcaagaataattaaatagattcaatatctttcttcaacagaattgcaaactgcacagatggtatcttcccaaaggaaaaagtactatagcttactagggtatattagacttaacagttactatatacagtaatggacttctatatattttacatcagattaaaactttgggtgtaagattcagataattatttattaaaagctagacattttaaatgagaataagaaagaaaagtatgtctttgtgcccccttttccctgttcatgccctatcggcccccctggctaaactttgctagatccgcccctgcacagttaccagccgtcagctgcgtagaaaaagatcctggtgtagaaagtaatattaaataaattctaacaacagcttatcaagcttaaacgtgctgctgttgttcagccgctggtttcctctttctggtgcaaagtgggccaaaaacaaacaagagagacagactcgcgacagaaaagccgatcagctgatcattaagcagtttcacgaagtagcggcaggagagggagtgagagagagaggcagtcgctaaatatatcggttgttaagcttaacgtaggtacgctttacgaacattcagagatgaacttacacacttgctttacttctctctgggataacttcctcggagatgaaatgctggtttgctagcgaggctacaaataaacacagccgctctatcacgtgagcacactgctccgacgtgctacggttatgagccgagttacgccatgtcgcaagttttgtgaggtgttttttgatatttaatggatcggattacattttttatttctcgccgatatccgatccagtaatttaggtcagtatcggaccgataccgatacgtaatatcggatcagTCCATCTCTATTACTTACATTTCCTGCTTATTTCGAAATGATTTCTGTCAGACATAAATAAAAGTTCAACTCTCTCTGAACTTCCAAAAGTGATCCAGCATTGCATGACACCACTTCTCAACACCactgaaaaaccaaaacaaagtgcTACGGCTACCACACATTCTTAGAGCTGAACGAAATAAGTGGATATTTCAGTGAAGAccagaacaaaaaatatttaggATTTACTTTTCAAActtaaagggtttttttgtttttgttttgttttgttttgtttttaaatatgcagGCCTTATTATATCTAGCTGTGATGGTCTTGTGGGCTGACCCACATCCATCTTTAGGCCCCCACTGGTTATGTTGCAAGCCAAACATGACGTCACCACAGCCCTGTCACCATTTACACCAGCACTGAGGGGGCACCAGATTCACTGCTTATATTCTCCTGAACGACAGGTACTGCCACACAGACAAAGCCTACACGACAGCACTGGTATGGGAGTAAAAGACAACGAAAGGGGAACATTTTCTCCAGAAAGTCTCATCTTTTCAAATCTCTGAGATCCTGCACTGATATATCACTGAAATACCGATAAAACCCAAGGCCATCGCAAACTTGTGTCTTCAATCTGGCCGCCCCCAACTACGCAAGGGTTAGAAAAACCTGAGAAGTGCACGACCAACTGAAACGACGTCAAAGCGCAGCTCGCCTAAGCGGATATGACATCACTTATGGTGTGCGTCACCATTTACAAGGGCGACAACAGC is a window encoding:
- the setd2 gene encoding histone-lysine N-methyltransferase SETD2 isoform X2 encodes the protein MLSNHLLPKGTKMKVNLEDQGRQKVSFSFSQTKKPLQSPFFIPPSPDKSDPHAASSQSTSEKPGKSADSKTEQRQTPLVPVSKAETPQTPVPTATKVKMMHFKKQILNDSVTEEKQSVMPEEPHTSLFQNELPAPQSLISTCPSESAHTETSETRETSSLKKPAASSGKDGETSSSTEQDEKIHKRKTRSQSDSAPPGSESDGDSAQMSSSHKSVDSKSKTNSDSRSKDVRKSSSGSHAEEREKSFSKRSENYERSSSYSKSERDSRRTSSRSSRSEKDRRRSRSRSRSRSRGSRTSSSHSRSDRTRSDRGSRSERSYYHESDRRSHRSSPRRDRRRSRSRTDRTRDSSDSEDDHRKTRSRTSDNSRSSNHSSSHKESKSSSYSKSEKTSKSVDSPHSSELDKRTQSSKSERSTKRLSDSDTLRKGSPDLDSSHRKSSSHHKSEANNKSSSSSSHTHSQTHEKRQKSSPSDSETDHKAKLQSSNRSSSSLENCKNSQKKSSRSESKQVPCRSSVKSSGQDRQSDDLFHSPGKAPSCATTTESFSQSSKEKSDSQPVGNENGNKDEKEAGSCGEGSQELSLKTEAKSGLETENNIASDVTSSESLKHVNSTLENLSNVKDSLSSSDPTHVNSNASVVNLCSSNDSTMCNKDEDIFDCSTGPESVLHSVDKAVTEAVQQNTKPENVELDKAQAVSKESDTDLPVKSDSSCLQSENPPESLPTDVKKGSCSTRRSRWDIVGQDSSESENSQRTVCVESKLLNTVKKVISVKKIEFSKDNAQQDCDIKDDIQQEAETHSRLVRQTEIAKQEVQSESTPVTFNCTDQSEPSQASTSNDYCDSKLSVSQKSNTDQPLHINDKIQINSAATAQHSNEENSENKSKDSASKSKLSKRMSPSQDASGQSEASDSDNSEYDSDCDEAIKQLHSVVVVPKNSCLTMNTEERGPLNILQQQNAIAAEKNISESPNQVSQQKKQPTTQTGISDSLSNSTSCQSQSNMIDSTSHSEASTSISTQPYTAGHTSSHASVTDSTPMRDNSKQCEQGHKQHDVSNRGDRTHVHYQQDHFSRADNINEKHEFNLGWDFSQPEQPTSTYQQPDSSHGPQLTNTKLSGSFSKGQEQEHRPSTASCIQQSQNMQTSRKNYLHANVIDQDPSGEIQPDSLTNDHDDFSGDKSSSCSKTAFEGSGPNTQGSSSFVQGHEISSNSRGSTVPDPSREDSFRPHRGRGPPKKRRPEIESDSDNEAEAGPAAKRDRQGDTEVAKETLVKFAADRPSLTLQDFQDANRWREFAKSKKMPPYFDLIEENLYLTERKKSKSHRDIKRMQCECPVLPREDRARGVLACGDDCLNRLLMIECSSRCLNGAYCSNRRFQMKQHADFEVILTEDKGWGLRAAKDLAPNTFVLEYCGEVLDHKEFKTRVKEYARNKNIHYYFMSLKNNEIIDATLKGNCSRFMNHSCEPNCETQKWTVNGQLRVGFFTTKGVTAGTELTFDYQFQRYGKEAQKCFCGAPSCRGFLGGENRVSVRAAGGKMKKDRSRKSALTTVDEELEALLENGEGLYDEKQVVSLCRLMVRVETMEQKLICLKLIQDTQNPSCLKQFLDHHGLSLLWIFMVELSEAKGNSANNIKLQLQIMKTLSVLPISTKNMLEESRVLTFIQRWAQTKTLPQQTEMDGYSSENTSRAQTPLNTPDGSSAKMGPELDSDTSKPAVYRRLKIISENSLDSALSDASKASDGKEEEEEEEEEEDDENSRAGLPEGKQLKADTLVDAADPTTDSAEESGKEVIGEKQEEAAMTSSSEPQPPTEEVKEKPDLVVEEDSDMKEVKSEDQADELEPPEEPVETQESGKPQDTQSVTEKVELEEGQPSVKVHEPEIQSSQTGVADAPPEQPSETMESQTEAEEAKKTPPSSEPHNGESTTDVPPIVEAPEATIPSEVTATPVDPSVIGTPSQDEEEGVSDVESERSQEPQLSVLDISGMAARLLESWKDLKEVYRIPKKTQVDKEGRDRSRDRDTALTPRTTSGSREREREREKERERDRDRDYDRDRDRDWDRDRDRDRGSEKTPRSSERRRRRSPSPPSSYERSSRRTEERFDPSNNSKTPRGVGGKERNKLSTEERRKLFEQEVAQREAQKQQQLQQQQQQQLQSLAYDPALAYASSPGFITYPPGYPIQTFVDPSNPNAGKVLLPTPSVEPSLNYEQTPPQRLVSDLGLTSPSSTPQTTPVTNLPQHVTTANLASGNPQQYAQPTVATQDAGVAVLSVPAQSAPQVQGQQSYTTLWDPTTQQAVTVQTQPAQQYATAPGQGQTPTAIYYQGQPCQTIYSIPAPYPQTNTPVIQAYTDPTASYLHGQPVYPGQQGVVVQQGGTVTTIVTSQTVQQEMIVPNSVIDLPPPSPPKPKTIVLPPNWKVARDPEGKIYYYHIVTRQTQWDPPTWEGNSDNTSVDHESEMDLGTPTYDENPSKFSTKTAEADTSSELAKKSKETFRKEMSQFIVQCLNPYRKPDCKSGRISNTEDFKHLARKLTHGVMNKELKACKNPEDLECNENVKHKTKEYIKKYMQRFGAVYRPKEDTEVY